The proteins below are encoded in one region of Pseudomonas putida NBRC 14164:
- a CDS encoding DUF3203 family protein, with the protein MPIEIDEATQRCTLIGEDLRIEGDGPDIEIITDEQLRMSVALLAGQRVPITESEADALTVAGAVDSRRHLKTSVPGSVI; encoded by the coding sequence ATGCCCATTGAAATCGACGAAGCCACCCAACGCTGCACCTTGATCGGCGAAGACCTGCGCATCGAGGGTGATGGCCCCGATATCGAAATCATCACCGACGAACAACTGCGCATGTCTGTGGCCTTGCTCGCAGGCCAACGCGTGCCCATCACCGAATCCGAGGCCGATGCACTGACCGTGGCGGGTGCGGTGGATAGCCGCAGGCATCTGAAGACCAGCGTGCCAGGCTCGGTGATCTAA
- a CDS encoding MgtC/SapB family protein codes for MDVIWQAIQAEFADVTDEREVTRILVRLLMAAILGAVLGFEREHKGKSAGVRTHMLVSLGAALFVLAPSMAGADEQALSRVIQGIVAGIGFLGAGTILKGNGQDTSHVKGLTTAAGLWMTAAIGTAAGMGREATALISTVLALLVLGTMPLLVEKVEGQNEEKQEEEGRKH; via the coding sequence ATGGACGTTATCTGGCAAGCTATCCAGGCCGAATTCGCCGATGTCACCGATGAGCGCGAGGTCACTCGCATTCTCGTGCGCCTGCTGATGGCAGCCATACTTGGCGCGGTGCTGGGCTTCGAGCGCGAACACAAGGGTAAATCCGCCGGGGTACGCACCCACATGCTGGTCTCGCTGGGCGCCGCGCTGTTCGTGCTGGCACCCAGCATGGCCGGGGCTGATGAGCAGGCGCTAAGCCGGGTGATCCAGGGCATCGTCGCCGGTATCGGCTTTCTGGGTGCAGGCACCATCCTCAAGGGAAACGGCCAGGACACCAGCCATGTGAAAGGCCTGACTACCGCCGCAGGGCTATGGATGACCGCTGCCATCGGTACGGCTGCCGGCATGGGCCGCGAAGCCACGGCGTTGATCAGCACGGTACTGGCCCTGCTGGTACTGGGCACGATGCCGTTGCTGGTGGAGAAGGTCGAAGGACAGAACGAGGAGAAGCAGGAGGAGGAGGGCAGGAAGCACTAA
- a CDS encoding hydroxymethylglutaryl-CoA lyase has protein sequence MSLPKEVRLVEVGPRDGLQNEAQPISVADKVRLVDDLTAAGLAYIEVGSFVSPKWVPQMAGSAEVFAGIQQRPGVTYAALAPNLRGFEDALAAGVKEVAVFAAASEAFSQRNINCSISDSLKRFEPIMEAARSHGVRVRGYVSCVLGCPYEGKVSAEQVAPVARALHDMGCYEVSLGDTIGTGTAGDTRRLFEVVSALVPRGQLAGHFHDTYGQALANVYASLLEGINVFDSSVAGLGGCPYAKGATGNIATEDVVYLLQGLGIATGIDLDRLIAAGQRISDVLGRSNGSRVARARNAQ, from the coding sequence ATGTCCTTGCCCAAAGAAGTCCGTCTGGTCGAAGTAGGCCCCCGCGACGGTTTGCAGAACGAAGCCCAGCCCATCAGCGTTGCCGACAAGGTGCGCCTGGTGGACGACCTTACCGCAGCGGGCCTGGCCTATATCGAGGTGGGCAGCTTCGTCTCGCCCAAGTGGGTGCCACAGATGGCCGGTTCCGCCGAGGTGTTCGCCGGTATCCAGCAGCGCCCCGGTGTGACGTATGCGGCGCTGGCGCCAAACCTGCGCGGCTTCGAGGACGCCCTGGCTGCAGGGGTGAAGGAAGTGGCGGTGTTCGCAGCGGCCTCTGAAGCGTTCTCCCAGCGCAACATCAACTGCTCGATCAGCGACAGCCTCAAGCGCTTCGAACCGATCATGGAGGCCGCGCGCAGCCATGGTGTGCGCGTGCGCGGCTATGTGTCGTGCGTACTCGGCTGCCCCTATGAAGGCAAGGTCAGCGCCGAACAGGTGGCCCCGGTGGCCCGCGCCCTGCATGACATGGGCTGTTACGAGGTGTCGCTGGGCGACACCATTGGCACAGGTACCGCCGGCGATACCCGGCGCCTCTTCGAGGTGGTTTCCGCCCTGGTACCGCGCGGGCAACTGGCCGGGCACTTCCATGATACCTATGGCCAGGCATTGGCCAACGTCTATGCCAGCCTCCTCGAAGGTATCAATGTGTTTGACAGCTCGGTGGCAGGGCTGGGTGGCTGCCCTTATGCCAAAGGCGCTACCGGCAACATCGCCACGGAAGATGTGGTGTACCTGCTGCAGGGGCTGGGCATTGCTACCGGTATCGACCTGGACAGGCTGATCGCCGCCGGCCAACGCATCAGCGATGTGCTCGGCCGCAGCAATGGGTCGCGGGTAGCGCGGGCGCGCAATGCGCAGTAA
- a CDS encoding MerR family transcriptional regulator, giving the protein MSTQTYSISDLSRELDITTRAIRFYEEQGLLSPERRGLERIYTARDKVSLKLILRGKRIGFSLAECRELIELYDPTSGNLKQLNSMLAKIAERRAQLEQQMLDIHQMQLELDTAQERCEQALAATLNNKDNR; this is encoded by the coding sequence ATGAGCACCCAGACCTACAGCATCTCCGACCTGTCCCGCGAGCTGGACATCACCACCCGTGCCATCCGTTTCTATGAGGAGCAGGGCCTGCTGAGCCCCGAACGCCGAGGCCTGGAACGTATCTACACGGCGCGCGACAAGGTCAGCCTGAAGCTCATCCTGCGCGGCAAGCGCATCGGCTTTTCGCTGGCCGAGTGCCGCGAGCTTATCGAGCTGTACGACCCCACCAGCGGCAACCTCAAACAGCTCAACAGCATGCTGGCGAAAATCGCCGAACGGCGCGCCCAGCTGGAACAGCAGATGCTTGACATCCACCAGATGCAACTGGAACTGGACACCGCCCAGGAGCGCTGTGAACAAGCCCTGGCCGCCACCCTGAACAACAAAGACAACCGCTGA
- a CDS encoding helix-turn-helix domain-containing protein, giving the protein MKSTLPGVPLFKLYGENTAWPGTDLLHCESIPARSRLHHWEIKPHQHAELFQLLYVQRGQAQVEVEGVRSAIGEAAIQVVPPMTVHGFRFSADIQGYVLTFGTALVANLEQRLGAPLTVLAKPACYPLGQDRVHLRSLISTLQQEYQGNAPARAAMLEALVTALMVWISRRQQLGQAPRNRDERDRQLLGQYLRLVEAHYREHLSMEDFAARLNIPSLQLNQLCRALSGQTALQVLHQRLLLEARRNLVYTRMSIGQLSDSLGFTDPTYFARWFKRLSGQTPNGYRRSVQPE; this is encoded by the coding sequence ATGAAATCCACCCTCCCCGGCGTCCCGTTGTTCAAGCTGTATGGTGAAAACACGGCCTGGCCCGGCACCGACCTGTTGCACTGCGAGTCCATCCCGGCACGTAGCCGTTTGCACCACTGGGAAATCAAGCCGCATCAGCATGCCGAACTGTTCCAGCTCCTTTACGTACAGCGCGGCCAGGCCCAGGTTGAGGTCGAAGGCGTGCGCAGTGCCATCGGCGAGGCGGCGATCCAGGTGGTGCCGCCGATGACCGTGCATGGCTTTCGCTTCAGTGCCGATATCCAGGGGTATGTGCTGACCTTTGGCACCGCACTGGTGGCGAACCTGGAACAGCGCCTGGGCGCGCCCCTGACGGTGCTTGCGAAACCGGCGTGTTACCCGCTGGGCCAGGACCGCGTGCACCTGCGCAGCCTGATCAGCACCTTGCAGCAGGAATACCAGGGCAATGCCCCCGCGCGGGCGGCCATGCTCGAAGCGCTGGTCACCGCGCTGATGGTGTGGATCAGCCGCCGCCAGCAGCTGGGTCAAGCGCCGCGAAATCGGGATGAGCGTGACCGCCAGTTGTTGGGGCAGTACCTGCGACTGGTCGAAGCGCATTACCGCGAGCACCTGTCGATGGAGGACTTCGCCGCGCGACTGAATATTCCGAGCCTGCAACTGAACCAGTTGTGCCGGGCGCTGAGTGGGCAGACTGCGCTGCAGGTGCTGCACCAGCGTTTGTTGCTGGAGGCGCGTCGCAACCTGGTTTACACGCGGATGAGCATCGGGCAGCTGTCGGACAGCCTGGGGTTCACCGACCCGACGTACTTTGCCCGCTGGTTCAAGCGCTTGAGTGGGCAGACGCCCAATGGCTATCGTCGGTCGGTGCAGCCGGAATGA
- the pobA gene encoding 4-hydroxybenzoate 3-monooxygenase, whose protein sequence is MKTQVAIIGAGPSGLLLGQLLHKAGIDNVIVERQTPEYVLGRIRAGVLEQGTVDLLREAGVAERMDREGLVHEGVELLVGGRRQRLDLKALTGGKTVMVYGQTEVTRDLMQAREATGAPIIYAASNVQPHELKGEKPYLTFEKDGRVHRVDCDYIAGCDGFHGVSRQSIPEGVLKQYERVYPFGWLGLLSDTPPVNHELIYAHHERGFALCSQRSQTRSRYYLQVPLQDRVEAWSDERFWDELKARLPADVAADLVTGPALEKSIAPLRSLVVEPMQYGHLFLVGDAAHIVPPTGAKGLNLAASDVNYLYRILVKVYREGRTDLLEQYSPLALRRVWKGERFSWFMTQLLHDFGSHKDAWDQKMQEADREYFLNSPAGLLNIAENYVGLPYEEVV, encoded by the coding sequence ATGAAAACTCAGGTTGCAATTATTGGCGCAGGCCCGTCTGGCCTGCTGCTGGGCCAACTGCTGCACAAGGCCGGTATCGATAACGTCATCGTAGAGCGCCAGACGCCCGAGTATGTACTTGGCCGCATCCGCGCTGGTGTGCTGGAGCAAGGCACGGTCGATCTGCTGCGCGAAGCCGGTGTGGCCGAGCGCATGGACCGTGAAGGCCTGGTGCACGAAGGTGTCGAGTTGCTGGTTGGCGGGCGCCGTCAACGCCTGGATCTCAAAGCCCTGACAGGTGGCAAGACGGTGATGGTGTACGGCCAGACCGAAGTCACCCGTGACCTGATGCAGGCCCGTGAAGCCACAGGTGCACCGATCATCTATGCCGCCAGCAATGTCCAGCCGCATGAGCTTAAGGGCGAGAAGCCATATCTGACCTTCGAAAAAGATGGCCGGGTGCACCGGGTGGACTGCGACTATATCGCTGGCTGTGACGGCTTCCATGGCGTTTCGCGACAGAGCATCCCTGAGGGCGTGCTGAAGCAGTACGAGCGGGTTTATCCATTTGGCTGGCTGGGCCTGCTGTCGGACACACCGCCGGTCAATCACGAGCTGATCTATGCGCACCACGAACGTGGCTTCGCGTTGTGCAGCCAACGTTCGCAGACACGCAGCCGCTACTACCTGCAGGTACCTTTGCAGGACCGTGTCGAGGCGTGGTCTGACGAGCGTTTCTGGGACGAACTCAAAGCCCGTTTGCCCGCCGACGTAGCAGCTGATCTGGTGACTGGCCCAGCGCTGGAAAAAAGCATCGCGCCGCTGCGCAGCCTGGTAGTCGAACCCATGCAGTATGGCCACCTGTTCCTGGTAGGTGACGCCGCGCACATCGTCCCACCCACCGGTGCCAAAGGCCTGAACCTGGCAGCCTCGGACGTCAACTACCTCTACCGCATTTTGGTCAAGGTATACCGCGAAGGTCGTACCGACCTGCTTGAGCAGTATTCGCCGCTGGCCCTGCGCCGGGTATGGAAAGGCGAGCGTTTCAGCTGGTTCATGACCCAGCTGCTGCATGACTTCGGCAGCCACAAG